In Hyphomicrobium denitrificans 1NES1, one DNA window encodes the following:
- the rnk gene encoding nucleoside diphosphate kinase regulator yields the protein MVQLNESVSKPRIVVSDIDFKRLTDLALGAFDRFPDVAQELESEMGRAEIVHAGSVPANVVRMGSIVEFRSDSAQQRRVKLVFPGEADISQDRISVLTPIGVALIGLAAGQSITWTARDGKQHKLTVITVEQPADTPRVLAFADRRNAALKRSTPGDDDTDPPRAA from the coding sequence ATGGTCCAATTGAATGAAAGCGTTTCGAAGCCGCGCATTGTCGTGAGCGATATTGACTTTAAGCGTCTGACCGATCTCGCATTGGGGGCGTTCGATCGATTTCCCGACGTTGCCCAAGAGCTTGAAAGCGAGATGGGCAGAGCTGAGATCGTCCATGCCGGCTCTGTTCCCGCCAACGTCGTGCGCATGGGCTCGATCGTCGAATTTCGATCGGATTCTGCGCAGCAACGACGGGTGAAATTGGTCTTTCCAGGTGAAGCGGATATTTCCCAGGATAGGATCTCCGTCCTGACACCGATCGGCGTGGCCCTCATTGGTCTCGCAGCCGGGCAGTCAATCACATGGACTGCGCGTGATGGTAAACAGCATAAGCTTACCGTCATCACCGTTGAGCAGCCGGCGGACACGCCACGCGTCTTGGCTTTTGCCGATCGGCGAAATGCCGCTTTGAAAAGGTCGACGCCGGGTGACGATGACACCGACCCGCCCCGGGCCGCATAA